A portion of the Fusobacterium nucleatum genome contains these proteins:
- a CDS encoding serine hydrolase: MEKYTEWKKEIEKIISQVDGKICINFYDLDKKNGFSINGNEKVLSASMIKLLILAELMKKVSENKFSLSDTITITNFMKTGGDGVLKELNAGHHFTLKELATLMIIVSDNQATNILIDFLGMENINFLGKELGLRETFLERRMMDAEASKNGYDNYTSADDISLLLKLIYQEKLINKETSQLMLDILLRQQQGERLQRYLPPDIKIAHKCGDLDNLENDGGIIWLGNKIYILVVLTSGMSNLQCRQTIGKISKFVYDKMEESLE; encoded by the coding sequence ATTTGGATAAAAAAAATGGTTTTTCTATAAATGGAAATGAAAAAGTATTATCTGCTAGTATGATTAAACTTCTTATATTAGCAGAATTAATGAAAAAAGTTTCTGAAAATAAATTTTCTCTTTCTGATACAATCACAATAACAAATTTTATGAAAACTGGAGGAGATGGAGTTTTAAAGGAATTAAATGCAGGACATCATTTTACTTTAAAAGAACTTGCAACTCTTATGATTATTGTAAGTGATAATCAGGCTACTAATATTTTAATTGATTTCTTAGGTATGGAAAATATAAATTTCCTAGGAAAAGAATTAGGATTAAGAGAAACTTTTTTAGAAAGAAGAATGATGGATGCAGAAGCAAGTAAAAATGGATATGATAATTATACTTCTGCAGATGATATTTCATTGTTATTAAAACTTATCTATCAAGAAAAATTAATAAATAAAGAAACCAGCCAGTTGATGTTAGATATTTTGTTAAGACAACAACAAGGAGAAAGATTACAAAGATATCTTCCACCTGATATAAAAATAGCCCATAAATGTGGAGATTTAGATAATCTAGAAAATGATGGAGGTATTATTTGGCTTGGAAATAAAATATATATTTTAGTTGTATTAACAAGTGGGATGTCAAACTTACAATGTAGACAGACAATAGGAAAAATTTCTAAATTTGTTTATGACAAAATGGAGGAAAGTCTTGAATAA
- a CDS encoding DUF3870 domain-containing protein, whose translation MNKQTIYITGEARTTIDNAITKMFGTFYIAFEIILSTDEIIDVDCNATLRLTRDFVNRLFLNHNIIKDEEMLKKEVTTRYFGSSSKAILTAYHDALQHYKKVKNDFKEKR comes from the coding sequence TTGAATAAACAAACAATATATATTACAGGAGAAGCAAGGACAACAATAGATAATGCCATAACAAAGATGTTTGGGACTTTTTATATTGCCTTTGAGATAATATTATCAACAGATGAAATTATAGATGTGGACTGTAATGCAACACTTAGGTTAACTAGAGATTTTGTGAATAGACTTTTTTTAAATCATAATATTATAAAAGATGAGGAGATGTTAAAGAAAGAAGTTACAACAAGATACTTTGGTTCATCAAGTAAGGCAATTTTGACTGCTTATCATGATGCATTACAACATTACAAGAAAGTGAAGAATGATTTTAAAGAAAAGAGGTGA